The following coding sequences are from one Brienomyrus brachyistius isolate T26 chromosome 2, BBRACH_0.4, whole genome shotgun sequence window:
- the LOC125727509 gene encoding uncharacterized protein LOC125727509 — MKPGQPASCLSGFLPTWPHVPAASGPPGFLPAQTPAHPSPCPSVPMPTCPPARLSPCPPELHPTRPPAHMDPCLSVPMSAWTPARPSPCPSGLLPTRPHAHLDPCLSNPMPAWTPASLSPCPSGVLPTRLHASPGLLPTRPHAHLDPCPSVPMPVWCPAHPCPCPHGFLPAHTLHPPGSLAAHPHARPSPCPPVPMPSRPPA, encoded by the coding sequence ATGAAGCCTGGCCAACCGGCCTCTTGCCTGTCTGGCTTCCTGCCCACTTGGCCGCATGTCCCCGCGGCCTCCGGCCCACCTGGCTTCCTGCCCGCCCAGACCCCTGCCCACCCGTCCCCATGCCCTTCTGTCCCCATGCCCACCTGTCCTCCTGCCCGCCTATCCCCCTGCCCACCAGAACTTCACCCCACCCGTCCCCCTGCTCACATGgacccctgtctgtctgtccccatGTCCGCCTGGACCCCTGCCCGTCCATCCCCATGCCCATCTGGCCTCCTGCCCACCCGTCCCCATGCCCACCTGGACCCCTGCCTGTCCAACCCCATGCCCGCCTGGACCCCTGCCAGTCTGTCCCCATGCCCGTCTGGTGTCCTGCCCACCCGTCTCCATGCCTCCCCTGGCCTTCTGCCCACCCGTCCCCATGCCCACCTGGACCCCTGCCCGTCCGTCCCCATGCCCGTCTGGTGTCCTGCCCACCCGTGTCCATGCCCCCATGGCTTCCTGCCCGCCCACACCCTACATCCTCCTGGATCCCTGGCTGCCCATCCCCATGCCCGCCCGTCCCCATGCCCTCCTGTCCCCATGCCCTCCCGGCCACCCGcctga